CTTGTTTATTACAGTCAACTGGTTCTAAGTGTgataaagtaggattccttatttacgaATGGAATATTCACAGCATACAAAATGGAAAATACAGGTTttagcatcattagagcccgCTACacttgaaatagcacccctatagtcacatttacacttatgATACCCAATGTAGTAACAAAATAGGCAATTTAAGACCTAAATAATACTGCTGCTCgtgttggacaggaagtgacattggaggTTCAGAGTTCAGTTGAaacgcaaaataaaaaaaaaattatatttttattacattttattgtctCAAACGCGCAgcccggacactagtttgaggcccccgccttgatatgaaagttttaatgaaagtttaatggcccgcgcaagtttgatgctgtatggtatcatgtacccagaaaaaattattaagtttgattaatgttcatgttaaaggttaaataactgttaatagttatcctccctctccgtgtggatgtggtaagtttttggctatttaagtaggaaggaaataacttgaaggctaccgtttaggtcgctagctctctagtttgcgagttagcatgtgtctcaagaccctgcagttgcgcaatatgttgtaaataaaaaaaagtataaatgtgactatagtcgtgttttgtcatgtctacagggctctaataatgctttgttaattttaatctgaaaaaaataatttgtctacccgccaactatatgtggtttcttaagtttttattatttggtgttttattattattattatatttatttattactgattgattttctttattcttgatttgtttatttatttttcatcttattttgtgcagaaaaataaaaattaagatatttgagaacagtggaatgttttatcagagcttttcttgtagaaaatcggaaccaaagcactgaaaaagtttgtatatttttctgtttttaataaatgcgttttttttttttgggaaaacctgatgcggccaagccttgcccagaccctagctccagtggcccccaggtaaattgagtttgagacccctgtgctagagattattgtgtctgttacCTACAAACCTACAATAAAACTGTGTTGTTCCGGTGTAATGATGAGACGTAAGCCGTCGTCGATTTGTGCCACCTCTCGCTACTGCGCATGTATGTGCATCAACTGTTTTGAATGTTGAATGCGTCAAAATATGCGTCCCTTTTGAGTCCGAAAAACGACACGAAAAACCCCAAgatgaatatattttcttaaTCGATGTGGTTTTGACTACTGTAAATTCTCAATTGAAAGCCGCTAAAAGTCACAAACTGACGGCCATCCCATATACTGGCAGTGTCTGGTGAcaggtttaaaggggacctattatgcattcatgcagaggaacaagtacaacattttggaatgaccatctcagtccccagacctGAATTTTATTGAAAGTCCTATAAAGttaatttcacttttttgtctaTTATTTatctgctatatgatatttCACTGAAAtttctgatcccaacaaccagtcattgAAAAGGAGGTACCTTTTTACAGGTAAAGTAATATTAaacctcaataaaaaaaactagggGGTCCATGATGCAGAACTACGAGGACCTGGTGTCCTTCCTGAAGACTTGGGGTCCCTACCAGAGGCGCATCTTCTCCCTGCTGTGTCTTGCTGTCATTCCCACGGGGTACAACCTTATGTCACCCCTCTTCCTATTGGCCACGCCCATGCATACTTGCAGCATCCCCGACCACGCCAACCTGAGCCAGGACTGGATCCAAATCAGCATCCCAATGGAGGTCAGAAGCAGTATGATCTAGACATTTTTGCTAGATTTCACATATTTCACAAGTCATTTATTTAAGAAATGTTATTTGCACCTTTTTAATGGGAATATAAATAACCTGTTCTAGACATGcaagtgtcatacaagtgtaaaaagaacgTAACCTTTTCTGGGAACATCTCTAGTGGCCATTTATGGGTATTACAGGATTGTGTTGTGCataatatgtttatttacatagaatttacctatcccagttgtctttgagcgagaggcggggtacgccctggaccggtcgccagccaatcacagggcacatatagacaaacaaccattcacactcacattcatacctatggacaatttgcaatttttggaatgtgggaggaaatcggagtacatATCCTTTCATATGTGACAGTCAGCTACATTTCCCGTTGTATGGTTATGatccacagctaggagacacaggtTCGATTCTCTCattaggcatctctgtgtggagtttgcagtgggttttctccgggtactccggtttcctcccacattccaaaaacatgctaggttaattggtgactccaaattgtccataggtatgaatgtgagtgtgaatggttgtttgtctatatgtgccctgtgattggctggcgaccagtccagggtgtaccccgcctctcgcctgaagacagctgggataggctctccAGCGCATTTAAATTGTAAGTTCTTAACACTAGATATGTTAAGTTTCACAAATTAGTTAATTATTTGCACTTTAGCTCCATCCTGTACTCAGAGTTCGGTTAGAACCAGTCCAGTTTTGCGTGATGCTGGTCAGACATTAACTCGATGTTCTTATACTCAGCTGGTTGAAGGACACTTGAAGCAGAGCAGTTGTCGCCGCTTTGAGCTGGCCTTCATCCAGAACCAGAGTGCGCTGGGACTACGCCCAAGACCAGAATTAAACGTCCTGCTGTCGTCGGGCTTGAAGCAGGAAGTCTGTAAGGACGGTTGGACCTTCAGCAAGGAGCACTACGAGTCCACTGTTGTCACTGAGGTACTGCTGCTGCTCTTCTTCCTTATTTTGGTCACAAGATCACATGGTTCCTTCCTCAGTTTAGTCTGGTTTGTGAGGACCAGTGGAAaggacctttgacctctgttgCCTACTTCTTGGGTGGACTGTGTGGATGCTTCATTTCGGGTCAGATCTCTGACAGGTACATCTTCTTCTAACAATGTTTCGTTGAAGCTGAGATGTTAGCCTGATAGCTCCGCCTGTGCCTCGGGTCATATGACAAAACGTGTTTTGCTTCTTCAGACTGGGCAGGAAGCCAGTTCTACTGGGTTCCATCGCCCTGCTCAGCATCTTTAGCGGCACTTTGGCTCTGGCGCCGTCCTGGGAGGTCTTCACCGTCCTCTTCTTCATGCTGGGCTTGGGACAAATTAGCTGCTACGTCGCCATCTTTGTGCTTGGTCTGTCTTTTTGCTTGCTGTTCTGAGAAGGTTCTAGAATGGCCACATGTTCTGCTTGTTTGTGCGCAGGGTCAGAGATCCTTATGGGTCCAACCAGAGTTCTGTTCTCCAGTCTGGCTATGCCCTTCTCTTGCGCGTTGGGCATGTTGCTGCTAACTGGAACGGCTTACCTGGTCCAAACCTGGCGTCTCCTGGCGCTGATCCTGGCCTTGCCCGGTCTGGCCTGTGTGCCACTGTGGTGGTGAGGAACTCTCCTTAGAACTTCCACATTAGGTCCAATAAATCCACAAGTACATCCACATTTTGGACATGATCCACTGAGAAGATCTTGTGTAGGTTTCTGCCTGAGTCTCCTCGTTGGCTGGCGTGTCGTGGACATCAGCGTGAAGCTGAAATTCTGCTGAGGTTGGCGGCGCTGGAGAACCATGTGGAAGCTCCACAAATGATCTTCCCTGCCAAGGTGAGGACGCCTTGTGGTCCAGGTCCTAATAGCTGTCTCAGGTGGTCATTGTGGGCAGTTTCTGTAGGTGGATAACCCAGCAAGACACAAGTCCCTGCCCGGGGGGGTTTTGGACCTGCTGAGGATGCAGAAAGTTCGCCACGTCACCCTCATCCTGTGGTTGATCTGGTGTGTTCTGATGGTTGTCCATCTGTGCACTGACTTCCACAAGTAACGTTCTTGTCTTTTGTCAGGTTCTCCCTCAACATCTGCTATTTTGGCATGTCTTTCAACATGTCTGGTCTGTATGGCAACCCCTTCCTCAACTACTTCCTGGTGTCTGTGGTGGAGCTGCCAGCGTACGCTGCTAGCTGGCTGGCGGTGCGTTGTCTTTATCGCCGCCTGTCCTTCACTGGGTTCTCCT
This is a stretch of genomic DNA from Doryrhamphus excisus isolate RoL2022-K1 chromosome 9, RoL_Dexc_1.0, whole genome shotgun sequence. It encodes these proteins:
- the LOC131135607 gene encoding organic cation/carnitine transporter 2-like isoform X1, whose translation is MCGYGKSQHAAEAIKEEDFDGEVWDAHRHVREVPTDAFGDLSFGGLRQMTTKPCPDPSSSGPQNYEDLVSFLKTWGPYQRRIFSLLCLAVIPTGYNLMSPLFLLATPMHTCSIPDHANLSQDWIQISIPMELVEGHLKQSSCRRFELAFIQNQSALGLRPRPELNVLLSSGLKQEVCKDGWTFSKEHYESTVVTEFSLVCEDQWKGPLTSVAYFLGGLCGCFISGQISDRLGRKPVLLGSIALLSIFSGTLALAPSWEVFTVLFFMLGLGQISCYVAIFVLGSEILMGPTRVLFSSLAMPFSCALGMLLLTGTAYLVQTWRLLALILALPGLACVPLWWFLPESPRWLACRGHQREAEILLRLAALENHVEAPQMIFPAKVDNPARHKSLPGGVLDLLRMQKVRHVTLILWLIWFSLNICYFGMSFNMSGLYGNPFLNYFLVSVVELPAYAASWLAVRCLYRRLSFTGFSLLGALALMLIQITMNSHPKVTLILVLVGKFGVLAGISVLYTYSGELYPTVIRNTAMSSCGAFSRMGSCVSPYLLRLAVFYQYLPWIIVGSLSAISVILCVFLPETFSRPLPDTIQQMAPMQRCPCTPCGAKHDVIPASDFDHVC
- the LOC131135607 gene encoding organic cation/carnitine transporter 2-like isoform X2, which encodes MMQNYEDLVSFLKTWGPYQRRIFSLLCLAVIPTGYNLMSPLFLLATPMHTCSIPDHANLSQDWIQISIPMELVEGHLKQSSCRRFELAFIQNQSALGLRPRPELNVLLSSGLKQEVCKDGWTFSKEHYESTVVTEFSLVCEDQWKGPLTSVAYFLGGLCGCFISGQISDRLGRKPVLLGSIALLSIFSGTLALAPSWEVFTVLFFMLGLGQISCYVAIFVLGSEILMGPTRVLFSSLAMPFSCALGMLLLTGTAYLVQTWRLLALILALPGLACVPLWWFLPESPRWLACRGHQREAEILLRLAALENHVEAPQMIFPAKVDNPARHKSLPGGVLDLLRMQKVRHVTLILWLIWFSLNICYFGMSFNMSGLYGNPFLNYFLVSVVELPAYAASWLAVRCLYRRLSFTGFSLLGALALMLIQITMNSHPKVTLILVLVGKFGVLAGISVLYTYSGELYPTVIRNTAMSSCGAFSRMGSCVSPYLLRLAVFYQYLPWIIVGSLSAISVILCVFLPETFSRPLPDTIQQMAPMQRCPCTPCGAKHDVIPASDFDHVC